One window from the genome of Sulfuricaulis sp. encodes:
- the ilvA gene encoding threonine ammonia-lyase, biosynthetic, giving the protein MPRKYLKAIVNARVYDVARETPLELAPILSRRTGNHVWLKREDEQPVFSFKCRGAYNKMAGLPKAELKKGVVAASAGNHAQGVALAAAKLGTKATIVMPRTTPRIKIDAVRNLGGQVVLHGDNYDEAYAHACEIATKRKLTFVHPYDDPEVIAGQGTIGMEILKQHTGPLEAVFVPVGGGGLIAGIAVYIKQLRPEVKIIGVEPEDADAMDLSLKAGKRIMLDHVGIFADGVAVRQVGKETFKLARQFVDDMVVVTNDEICAAIKDIFEDRRIILEPAGALAFAGLKRYAERKRLKGKNLVAIASGANVNFDRLRHVAERAEIGERREALFAVTIPERPGALKQFCTILGDHNVTEFNYRFDDPKNAHIFVGVQVPPDTVDARKLMGALRKHGYATLDMTDNEMAKLHIRHLVGGRTPNAVNEILYRFEFPERPGALMNFLDKMGGRWNISLFHYRSHGADFGRVLVGMQVPPGDKKAFQKFLDALGYEYAEETGNPAYKLFLS; this is encoded by the coding sequence ATGCCCCGGAAATATCTAAAAGCCATCGTCAACGCGCGCGTGTACGACGTGGCGCGTGAAACGCCCCTTGAACTTGCTCCCATCCTGTCGCGTCGCACCGGCAACCACGTCTGGCTCAAGCGCGAGGACGAGCAGCCTGTTTTCTCGTTCAAGTGTCGTGGGGCGTATAACAAAATGGCGGGCCTACCGAAGGCGGAGCTGAAAAAAGGCGTGGTGGCGGCTTCGGCTGGCAATCATGCACAGGGCGTGGCGCTGGCGGCCGCGAAACTGGGTACGAAGGCGACCATCGTCATGCCACGTACCACCCCGCGTATCAAGATCGATGCCGTGCGCAACCTTGGCGGTCAGGTGGTGCTGCATGGCGACAACTACGACGAGGCTTATGCCCACGCGTGCGAAATCGCGACTAAAAGAAAATTAACTTTCGTGCATCCCTACGATGACCCCGAGGTGATCGCGGGGCAGGGCACCATCGGCATGGAAATCCTGAAGCAGCACACCGGACCGCTCGAAGCCGTGTTCGTCCCCGTGGGCGGCGGCGGATTAATCGCCGGTATCGCGGTGTACATCAAGCAACTGCGTCCCGAGGTAAAGATCATCGGCGTCGAGCCGGAAGACGCCGACGCCATGGACCTCTCGCTCAAGGCCGGCAAGCGCATCATGCTCGATCACGTCGGCATTTTTGCCGACGGCGTGGCGGTGCGCCAGGTTGGCAAGGAGACGTTCAAACTGGCGCGGCAGTTCGTGGATGACATGGTCGTGGTCACGAATGACGAAATCTGCGCCGCGATCAAGGATATCTTCGAGGACCGCCGCATCATCCTCGAACCGGCCGGTGCACTCGCCTTTGCGGGTCTCAAACGCTACGCCGAGCGGAAGCGACTCAAGGGCAAGAATCTGGTCGCCATCGCCTCCGGCGCGAACGTGAATTTCGACCGGCTGCGGCACGTGGCCGAGCGTGCCGAGATCGGCGAGCGGCGCGAGGCGCTGTTTGCGGTCACCATCCCCGAGCGCCCCGGCGCACTCAAGCAGTTCTGCACCATTCTCGGCGATCACAACGTCACCGAATTCAATTACCGCTTCGATGATCCGAAGAACGCGCACATCTTTGTCGGCGTGCAGGTCCCGCCGGACACCGTGGACGCGCGCAAGCTCATGGGCGCGCTGCGCAAGCACGGTTACGCCACGCTCGACATGACCGACAACGAGATGGCCAAGCTGCACATCCGCCACCTCGTCGGCGGCCGCACGCCGAACGCTGTCAATGAAATCCTTTACCGCTTCGAATTCCCGGAACGTCCGGGGGCGCTGATGAATTTCCTCGACAAGATGGGCGGGCGCTGGAATATCAGTTTATTTCACTACCGCTCCCACGGCGCCGACTTCGGCCGCGTGCTGGTCGGCATGCAGGTCCCGCCCGGGGACAAGAAGGCGTTTCAGAAATTTCTCGATGCGCTCGGCTACGAATATGCCGAGGAGACGGGAAATCCGGCGTATAAGCTGTTTCTGAGCTAA
- a CDS encoding cell division protein ZapA, which translates to MKETRDGVTVTILGKDFMVACPEDERAALVAAAGYLDKKMHEIQATGKVIGTERTAVMAALNIAHEFLDLRTRGGMAVDTVQKIKFLQTKIDAALRWDAQTRQDAQTHQ; encoded by the coding sequence ATGAAGGAAACCCGCGACGGAGTAACGGTCACCATCCTCGGCAAGGATTTCATGGTCGCCTGTCCCGAAGACGAGCGTGCGGCGCTGGTCGCCGCCGCCGGCTATCTCGACAAAAAAATGCACGAGATTCAGGCTACCGGCAAGGTCATCGGTACCGAGCGCACCGCCGTCATGGCGGCGCTCAACATAGCGCATGAATTCCTCGACTTGCGCACCCGCGGCGGCATGGCGGTTGATACCGTGCAGAAAATCAAATTCCTCCAGACCAAGATCGACGCCGCCTTGCGCTGGGATGCGCAAACCCGCCAGGATGCGCAAACTCACCAATAG
- a CDS encoding EVE domain-containing protein translates to MNYWLMKSEPQAFSITDLKSRPKKTEHWDGVRNYQARNFMRAMKKGDLAFCYHSSCEAPGVYGIIEIARAAYPDPSARDPENHHYDPRSTPERPLWYMVDVRYKREFKRPVTLTAIKMQAALKQMHLVQRGSRLSVMPVTAKQWNTIMKLTEEKFP, encoded by the coding sequence GTGAACTACTGGCTGATGAAATCCGAGCCACAGGCGTTCAGCATCACCGACCTGAAATCACGCCCGAAAAAAACCGAACACTGGGATGGTGTACGCAATTACCAGGCGCGCAATTTCATGCGTGCGATGAAAAAAGGCGACCTCGCGTTCTGCTATCATTCGAGCTGCGAAGCGCCAGGGGTTTATGGCATCATCGAGATCGCCCGCGCGGCCTACCCCGACCCCAGCGCCCGGGACCCGGAAAACCATCACTATGACCCACGGAGCACGCCGGAACGGCCCTTGTGGTACATGGTGGACGTGCGCTACAAACGTGAATTCAAGCGGCCGGTGACACTCACGGCCATCAAGATGCAGGCGGCATTGAAACAGATGCACCTGGTGCAGCGCGGCAGCCGGCTATCGGTCATGCCGGTCACGGCGAAACAATGGAACACGATCATGAAACTTACCGAGGAAAAATTTCCATGA
- a CDS encoding calcium-translocating P-type ATPase, PMCA-type — MAADVNSPTWYQLPTEEVVRRLGVDPHAGLSEDEVRRRREQYGTNEIREGRRRGPIAMFLGQFTDFMILVLIAAAVISGLIGDVVDTIVILAIIVLNAVVGFVQEYRADRAIAVLKQMAALSAHVVREGTSQIVPVVELVPGDVVLIEAGNALPADLRLIEAVQLKIEEAALTGESQPVEKLVRVMHESELPLGDRRNMAYKGTLVTYGRGRGVVVATGMETELGRIAALLRAAGEVKTPLQKRLTRFGRLLAIAVLAICAIMFVTGLLRGEPLLLMLLTAISLAVAAIPEALPAVVTVSLALGARKLASQNALIRKLPAVETLGSVTFICSDKTGTLTENRMRVEEVYADTLVTRSLPADAVTREPWRTLVAALALSNDARPTTGNKIIGDPTEVALYQAARQAGADKAILSQTQPRLAEIAFDSERARMTTLHREGDGVIAFTKGAPEHVLPLCHDRLGAKGVEALDRGAVEEVVERMATDGLRVLAVAFRRWPALPEPLEAEIVENRLTFAGLVGLLDPPRAEAREAVQLCRTAGITPVMITGDHPATARAIATRLGIIDEGGEVLSGRELARLDMAQFEEHVERVRVYARVAPEQKIKIVQALQDKGEYVAMTGDGVNDAPALKRADIGIAMGITGTDVAKEAGHMILLDDNFASIVAAVREGRRIFDNIRKFVRFVMTGNSGEIGTLFLAPFLGLPIPLLPIHILWVNLVTDGLPGLALAVEPQEQGIMQRPPRPPRESLFAHGIWQHILWVGGLITALCLVTQAWAISIGDAHWQTMVFTVLTLSQMTHVLAIRSETESLFTRGFTTNLPLLGAVLLTFVLQLATIYVPALNPIFHTQPLTVAELGICLLLSSTVFIAVEIEKWMVRRGWLYAEAR, encoded by the coding sequence ATGGCGGCCGACGTAAACTCACCCACCTGGTATCAGTTGCCAACGGAGGAAGTCGTCCGCCGTTTGGGTGTTGACCCGCATGCCGGCTTGAGTGAGGACGAGGTGCGCCGACGCCGCGAGCAGTACGGCACGAACGAGATCCGTGAAGGCCGGCGGCGTGGTCCCATCGCCATGTTTCTTGGGCAGTTCACCGATTTCATGATCCTGGTACTGATCGCCGCGGCGGTCATCTCGGGTCTGATCGGTGACGTGGTCGATACCATCGTCATTCTCGCAATCATTGTGTTGAATGCCGTGGTCGGTTTCGTGCAGGAGTATCGCGCCGACCGCGCGATTGCCGTGCTCAAGCAGATGGCGGCGCTCAGCGCCCATGTCGTGCGCGAGGGCACATCGCAGATTGTCCCGGTCGTCGAGCTCGTGCCCGGCGACGTGGTGCTGATCGAGGCCGGCAATGCGCTGCCGGCCGACCTGCGGCTGATCGAAGCGGTACAGCTCAAGATCGAAGAGGCGGCGCTGACAGGCGAATCGCAGCCGGTGGAAAAGCTGGTGCGTGTCATGCACGAATCGGAACTGCCGCTCGGCGACCGGCGCAACATGGCCTACAAGGGCACGCTCGTCACCTACGGCCGTGGCCGCGGCGTGGTGGTGGCGACGGGCATGGAGACCGAACTGGGCCGGATCGCAGCGCTGTTGCGCGCGGCAGGCGAGGTCAAAACGCCGCTGCAGAAGCGCCTCACCCGCTTCGGGCGCTTGCTCGCGATCGCGGTGCTGGCGATCTGCGCCATCATGTTCGTGACAGGACTGTTGCGTGGCGAGCCGCTGCTGCTCATGCTGCTGACTGCTATCAGTCTCGCCGTGGCGGCGATCCCCGAGGCGCTGCCAGCGGTGGTGACGGTGTCGCTCGCACTCGGTGCGCGCAAGCTGGCCAGCCAGAACGCGCTCATCCGCAAACTGCCGGCGGTCGAAACGCTCGGGTCGGTGACCTTCATCTGTTCCGACAAGACCGGCACGCTCACCGAAAACCGCATGCGGGTGGAGGAGGTTTACGCCGACACGCTGGTGACGCGGTCCTTGCCGGCCGATGCTGTGACGCGGGAGCCGTGGCGCACACTGGTGGCTGCACTGGCGCTCAGCAATGACGCGCGCCCGACGACGGGTAATAAAATCATCGGTGATCCCACGGAAGTAGCGCTGTATCAGGCCGCGCGTCAGGCCGGCGCTGACAAGGCCATATTGAGCCAGACACAACCGCGGTTGGCCGAGATCGCCTTCGATTCTGAGCGCGCGCGCATGACCACGCTGCATCGCGAGGGTGATGGCGTTATCGCCTTCACCAAGGGCGCACCAGAACATGTGCTGCCGCTGTGTCACGATCGGCTGGGCGCCAAGGGCGTGGAGGCACTCGATCGCGGCGCGGTGGAGGAAGTCGTCGAACGCATGGCCACCGATGGTCTGCGGGTACTGGCGGTGGCGTTCCGGCGCTGGCCCGCGCTGCCGGAACCTTTGGAGGCGGAAATCGTCGAGAACCGGCTGACCTTCGCCGGGCTGGTCGGGCTACTGGACCCGCCACGCGCCGAGGCGCGCGAGGCGGTGCAACTGTGCCGCACCGCGGGTATCACGCCGGTGATGATCACCGGCGATCACCCGGCTACCGCGCGCGCCATCGCCACGCGCCTCGGCATCATCGATGAAGGCGGCGAGGTGCTCAGCGGGCGCGAGCTGGCGCGTCTGGACATGGCGCAATTCGAAGAGCATGTCGAGCGCGTGCGCGTGTACGCGCGCGTGGCGCCGGAGCAGAAAATCAAGATCGTGCAGGCGTTACAGGACAAGGGCGAGTATGTCGCCATGACTGGCGACGGCGTCAACGATGCCCCGGCGCTCAAGCGCGCCGATATCGGCATTGCCATGGGCATCACCGGCACCGACGTCGCCAAGGAGGCCGGGCACATGATCCTGCTGGATGACAACTTCGCCAGCATCGTCGCGGCGGTGCGCGAGGGCCGGCGCATTTTCGACAATATCCGCAAGTTCGTGCGCTTCGTCATGACCGGCAATTCCGGCGAGATCGGCACGCTGTTTCTGGCACCGTTTCTCGGTCTGCCGATTCCGCTGTTGCCGATTCACATCCTGTGGGTAAACCTAGTGACCGACGGCCTGCCAGGCCTGGCGCTTGCTGTTGAACCGCAGGAGCAGGGCATCATGCAGCGACCGCCGCGACCGCCGCGGGAAAGCCTGTTTGCGCATGGCATCTGGCAGCATATCCTGTGGGTCGGCGGGTTGATCACGGCGCTGTGTCTCGTTACGCAGGCCTGGGCCATCAGTATCGGCGACGCTCACTGGCAAACCATGGTGTTTACCGTATTGACGCTGTCGCAAATGACGCACGTGCTGGCGATCCGTTCCGAGACCGAATCACTGTTTACACGTGGATTCACCACCAACCTGCCGCTGCTGGGCGCGGTGTTGCTGACCTTTGTGCTGCAGCTCGCCACCATTTACGTCCCGGCGCTCAATCCGATTTTTCATACCCAGCCGTTGACGGTGGCCGAACTGGGGATCTGTCTCCTGCTGTCGTCGACAGTCTTTATCGCTGTCGAGATCGAGAAATGGATGGTACGCCGCGGCTGGCTGTATGCGGAGGCGCGCTAA
- a CDS encoding peptidylprolyl isomerase, producing MKKLFTALVIFLFTTGLPAAAKGPADNPRVRVTTSLGVIELELDAQRAPGTVRNFMNYVESGYYNGVIFHRVIPGFMIQGGGFVPGMREKTTGVPVKNEADNGLKNLAGTIAMARTSDPQSAAAQFFINAADNSSLDHRDKTDRGWGYAVFGKVTKGMDVVKKIESVPTGSVGPFQDVPKKDVVIEKVELIKGKN from the coding sequence ATGAAAAAACTTTTTACCGCATTAGTGATCTTTCTGTTCACCACCGGCTTGCCCGCCGCGGCCAAGGGACCGGCGGACAATCCGCGCGTGCGCGTGACGACCAGCTTGGGCGTCATCGAACTCGAGCTGGACGCCCAGCGCGCACCGGGGACGGTGAGAAACTTCATGAACTACGTCGAGAGCGGCTATTACAACGGCGTGATATTTCACCGCGTGATCCCCGGGTTCATGATCCAGGGCGGCGGCTTCGTGCCCGGCATGCGCGAAAAAACCACCGGCGTGCCGGTCAAGAACGAGGCCGACAATGGCCTGAAAAACCTCGCCGGCACCATCGCCATGGCGCGCACGTCCGACCCGCAATCCGCGGCGGCGCAGTTTTTTATCAATGCAGCCGATAATTCCTCTCTCGATCACCGCGACAAGACCGACCGCGGCTGGGGCTATGCCGTGTTCGGGAAGGTTACGAAGGGTATGGACGTGGTGAAGAAAATTGAATCGGTGCCGACTGGTTCCGTGGGGCCTTTCCAGGACGTGCCGAAGAAAGATGTGGTAATCGAGAAGGTGGAGTTGATCAAAGGAAAAAATTAA
- the rpiA gene encoding ribose-5-phosphate isomerase RpiA → MTLDEKKKAVALAALEYVESGWVIGVGTGSTANHFIDGLAKIKGKLDGAVASSNATAERLKKAGIPVLELNATGDLPLYVDGADEATKHLHLIKGGGGALTREKIVAAASRKFVCIADDSKLVDVLGKFPLPVEVIPMARSLVARRIVELGGQPVLRDNFKTDNGNIILDVHNLNILNPVELEERLDHLAGVVTNGLFARRPADVLLLASDQGVKTLT, encoded by the coding sequence ATGACTCTGGACGAAAAGAAAAAAGCGGTGGCGTTGGCGGCACTGGAATACGTCGAATCCGGCTGGGTGATCGGTGTCGGCACCGGCTCCACCGCCAATCACTTCATTGATGGGCTGGCCAAAATCAAGGGCAAGCTCGACGGCGCGGTGGCGAGCTCCAACGCCACGGCCGAGCGGCTGAAAAAGGCAGGCATTCCGGTGCTCGAACTCAACGCCACCGGCGACTTGCCGTTGTACGTAGACGGCGCCGACGAGGCCACCAAGCATTTGCATCTGATCAAGGGCGGCGGCGGCGCGCTCACGCGCGAGAAAATCGTCGCGGCCGCCAGCCGGAAATTTGTCTGCATCGCGGACGACTCCAAACTCGTCGACGTGCTCGGCAAGTTCCCGCTGCCGGTCGAGGTGATCCCGATGGCGCGCAGCCTGGTGGCGCGCCGGATTGTGGAACTCGGCGGCCAGCCGGTGCTGCGGGATAATTTCAAAACTGACAATGGCAACATCATTCTCGACGTACACAACCTGAATATTCTCAATCCGGTGGAACTGGAAGAGAGGCTCGACCACCTCGCCGGTGTCGTTACAAACGGATTATTTGCCCGCCGCCCGGCGGACGTGCTGCTGCTGGCCTCGGATCAGGGCGTCAAAACGCTGACCTGA
- a CDS encoding TIGR00282 family metallophosphoesterase: MNLLFIGDVVGLPGRRAIADQLPGLRQRLKLDLIVANAENIADGAGITRKTANELFAAGVDVLSNGNHAWDKKEALEYITTEPRLLRPHNYPEGTPGTGWHVATTHAGVKVGILNLMGNVYMHPTLACPFAAADRVLAAKPDDVKIVLVDLHAEVTSEKMAMGWYLDGRVSTMVGTHTHVPTADERILPRGTGYITDVGMTGCYDSVIGMDTQKSLKRFVHKLPERFEVAEGLGTLCGVLLDINEHNGLCRSITRLRVSEAVADTSIKVA; encoded by the coding sequence ATGAATCTGCTCTTTATCGGCGACGTCGTAGGCCTTCCCGGGCGGCGCGCCATTGCCGACCAGCTCCCGGGCCTGCGTCAACGTCTCAAACTCGATCTCATCGTGGCCAACGCCGAAAACATCGCGGACGGAGCCGGCATCACCCGGAAAACCGCCAACGAGCTGTTCGCCGCCGGAGTAGACGTACTGTCCAACGGCAACCACGCCTGGGACAAGAAAGAAGCGCTCGAATACATCACCACTGAACCGCGGCTGCTGCGCCCGCACAATTATCCCGAGGGCACGCCCGGCACCGGTTGGCACGTGGCCACGACCCACGCCGGAGTCAAGGTCGGTATTCTCAATCTCATGGGCAACGTGTACATGCACCCGACGCTGGCCTGCCCCTTCGCCGCCGCCGACAGGGTGCTCGCCGCGAAACCGGATGACGTCAAGATCGTGCTGGTGGACCTGCACGCCGAAGTGACGAGCGAGAAAATGGCCATGGGCTGGTACCTCGACGGGCGCGTGAGCACCATGGTGGGCACACACACGCACGTGCCGACCGCCGACGAACGCATCCTGCCGCGCGGAACCGGCTATATCACCGACGTGGGAATGACCGGCTGTTACGATTCCGTCATCGGCATGGACACGCAGAAATCGCTCAAGCGCTTCGTGCACAAACTGCCGGAGCGCTTCGAGGTGGCGGAAGGCCTCGGCACCCTCTGCGGTGTGCTGCTCGATATCAACGAGCATAACGGCCTGTGCCGTTCTATCACGCGTCTGCGCGTATCGGAAGCCGTGGCGGATACTTCCATCAAGGTCGCCTAG
- a CDS encoding sigma-54 dependent transcriptional regulator gives MKRTVLIVDDEQNMQTVMRMVLEGAGHDVLVADSGEAALAHAQNPNLDVVLTDLRMPGMGGEEFVVRCRKERPDVPVIIVTAHGTIRSAVKSIHDGAADYLTKPFEPEQLEIAVHNAIKLRDILRENARLKAEVSESRGTKRLAGESRVAQQLLEEIRRVAPYKTGVLITGESGTGKELVARTIHELSPRRERPWVALNCSAIPRDLLESELFGYVKGAFTGASHNRAGRVEQAQGGTLFLDEIADLDASLQSKLLRVLQEREFSPVGSNQVRAVDVRFIAATNRDLKLLVQESKFREDLLYRLDVYSIVVPPLRRRREDIPLLAQTFLHELAAEMDKKVTAFSPAALERLERYPWPGNIRELRNTVERSLLTCRGKTIDVEDLPGAIAVQTGSSAGEGLTLDNLGKKDLDRWLEEVERRMILEALAQTKGVQAHAAKRLGISERSLWHRIKKLNIQINRIMH, from the coding sequence ATGAAGCGCACCGTGCTGATAGTGGACGACGAGCAGAACATGCAGACGGTGATGCGCATGGTGCTGGAAGGTGCCGGACATGACGTGCTGGTAGCTGACAGTGGCGAGGCCGCGCTGGCGCATGCGCAGAACCCGAATCTCGATGTGGTACTGACCGATCTGCGTATGCCCGGTATGGGCGGCGAGGAATTTGTCGTCCGTTGCCGCAAGGAACGCCCGGACGTGCCGGTGATCATCGTCACGGCGCACGGCACGATCCGCTCCGCGGTCAAGAGCATTCACGACGGCGCGGCCGACTACCTCACCAAGCCGTTCGAGCCGGAACAGCTCGAGATCGCGGTGCACAACGCCATCAAGCTACGCGACATCCTGCGTGAAAATGCCCGGCTCAAGGCCGAGGTGAGCGAGTCGCGCGGCACAAAACGCCTGGCCGGGGAGAGCCGGGTTGCGCAACAACTGCTCGAGGAGATACGGCGCGTGGCGCCGTACAAGACCGGTGTGCTGATTACGGGCGAATCCGGTACCGGCAAGGAACTGGTGGCGCGCACCATCCACGAGCTTTCGCCGCGGCGCGAGCGCCCGTGGGTCGCCCTCAATTGTTCCGCGATTCCGCGGGACCTCCTGGAGTCCGAGCTGTTCGGCTACGTCAAGGGCGCATTCACGGGTGCTTCGCACAACCGCGCCGGCCGGGTCGAGCAAGCGCAAGGCGGGACACTATTTCTGGACGAGATTGCCGATCTCGATGCTTCGCTGCAGTCGAAACTCCTGCGAGTGTTGCAGGAGCGCGAGTTCTCGCCGGTGGGTTCGAACCAGGTCCGCGCCGTGGACGTGCGCTTCATCGCCGCGACCAACCGCGACCTGAAGCTGCTGGTGCAAGAAAGCAAATTCCGCGAGGACCTGCTCTACCGTCTGGACGTTTACAGCATTGTCGTGCCCCCGCTGCGCCGCCGCCGCGAAGACATCCCGCTGCTGGCCCAGACTTTCCTGCACGAACTGGCGGCCGAGATGGACAAGAAAGTGACGGCTTTTTCGCCGGCGGCGCTGGAACGGCTGGAGCGTTATCCCTGGCCCGGCAACATCCGGGAGCTGCGCAACACCGTTGAGCGTTCGCTCCTGACATGCCGGGGCAAGACCATCGACGTCGAAGATTTGCCGGGAGCGATTGCCGTGCAGACCGGTTCGTCCGCCGGCGAAGGATTGACGCTCGACAATTTGGGAAAAAAAGATCTCGATCGCTGGCTGGAAGAAGTGGAGCGCCGCATGATTCTCGAGGCGCTGGCGCAGACCAAAGGTGTACAGGCGCACGCCGCCAAGCGCTTGGGGATCTCCGAGCGCAGTCTCTGGCACCGTATCAAGAAACTCAACATCCAGATCAACCGTATCATGCACTGA
- a CDS encoding 5-formyltetrahydrofolate cyclo-ligase, which yields MPTEKTELRRSLRARRNALAPEDQRLAADRLASKIIGTRLFLTSRRIACYLPNDGEIDTAPVIERIRRLRKTLYLPVISRLSHDRLWFAESKPKTRLVPNRFGIPEPAVKSRDLIRAQELDLILMPLVGFDDRGNRLGMGGGFYDRSLEFLRHRNHWRKPHLLGIAYDFQRVNGLTADPWDIPLQGVITDQTVYLY from the coding sequence GTGCCCACGGAAAAAACCGAACTGCGTCGAAGCCTGCGCGCCCGGCGTAACGCCCTAGCCCCCGAAGACCAGCGCCTTGCCGCCGATCGTCTCGCGTCGAAAATTATCGGCACGCGCCTGTTTCTCACCAGCCGGCGCATCGCCTGCTATTTGCCGAACGACGGAGAAATAGACACCGCGCCCGTCATCGAACGCATCCGCCGCCTGCGCAAGACTCTATACCTGCCGGTAATTTCGCGCCTGTCGCACGACCGGCTCTGGTTTGCCGAGTCCAAGCCCAAAACCAGGCTTGTTCCCAATCGCTTCGGCATCCCGGAGCCAGCGGTGAAGTCTCGCGATCTGATACGCGCACAGGAACTTGACCTGATCCTCATGCCTCTCGTCGGTTTCGACGACCGTGGCAACCGGCTGGGTATGGGGGGAGGCTTTTACGACCGCAGTCTGGAATTTCTGCGCCACCGGAACCACTGGCGCAAGCCACATTTGCTTGGAATCGCGTATGATTTCCAGCGCGTCAACGGACTGACGGCCGATCCCTGGGACATCCCGCTACAGGGCGTCATCACGGACCAAACGGTCTATCTTTACTAA
- a CDS encoding ATP-binding protein, whose protein sequence is MPLRLLKLGRLQRKVLLVISVIVIVPMLVAGWLAAEWVSISFERRLEQWIIEAARANQNWLQAYQNDAVMLGRVLADDAGFVANVERSPADAIPLPVQRISQELSINLIQLYTPDKKLVYSSIPVKVSALWERGQTEAVLKVVTRQQTMLAAVGITPIPRRGTPRYYLVLGSLLGQDFTDELAQLTGLKARLYYREGKNYYDLFSSPGKIIALEHLPPAALTLLEKSKKPFYSLEAENGQFRGLYTPIVDPTGRVEAIMFSGLDRRGVQEVLTNRVTLFLSISLLGVVIGGLAGLLLSRLVVRPLQYLRNGVMQLAGQNFNANVPITSDDELGDLAKAFNAMAARLREARDEQALRFQKDKLSAMGELSAALAHEIRNPIGIINTSAALLDKPDYAPEKKAELTRMIREESLRVANLVQDFLQLSRHRQPNFAIIDPSQPLERALELALAGATAVTVHKAFQHHDAKIQADAGLLQQAWGNIFTNALQAMSGKERKFWISSGMEDGVVYLSVEDNGPGVPAEIMPRLFEPFFTTKEQGTGLGLTIAYTLAEANGGRLEALPPEGNGARFVMRFPMHENL, encoded by the coding sequence ATGCCCCTGCGTTTGCTCAAGCTTGGTCGTCTCCAGCGCAAGGTATTGCTGGTGATATCGGTGATCGTGATTGTGCCGATGTTGGTGGCTGGATGGTTGGCCGCCGAGTGGGTGTCAATCAGTTTCGAGAGGCGGCTTGAACAATGGATTATCGAAGCCGCACGCGCCAACCAGAACTGGCTCCAGGCGTATCAAAACGACGCCGTGATGCTGGGACGCGTTCTGGCCGATGACGCGGGCTTTGTCGCCAACGTTGAGCGATCACCTGCCGATGCCATTCCGTTACCGGTGCAACGCATCTCTCAGGAATTGAGCATTAATCTCATCCAGCTCTACACGCCGGACAAGAAGCTGGTGTATTCGTCTATACCGGTGAAGGTGAGCGCCCTGTGGGAGCGGGGCCAGACGGAGGCTGTGCTCAAGGTCGTGACACGGCAGCAGACCATGCTGGCGGCGGTAGGCATCACACCCATCCCGCGTCGTGGCACACCGCGGTACTACCTGGTGCTGGGCAGTTTGCTGGGCCAGGACTTCACGGACGAGCTGGCGCAGCTCACCGGCCTGAAGGCGCGACTTTATTACCGCGAAGGAAAAAATTATTACGATTTATTCTCCTCCCCCGGCAAGATCATCGCGCTCGAACATCTGCCGCCGGCAGCGCTCACCCTGCTGGAGAAAAGCAAAAAACCCTTTTACAGTCTGGAGGCCGAGAACGGGCAGTTCCGCGGCCTGTATACGCCTATCGTGGATCCCACTGGACGGGTCGAAGCGATCATGTTCAGTGGACTGGATCGCCGCGGGGTGCAGGAGGTGCTCACCAACCGAGTCACGCTGTTTCTGTCGATTTCGCTGCTCGGCGTGGTGATCGGTGGTTTGGCGGGTCTGCTGCTTTCGCGACTGGTCGTGCGGCCGCTTCAGTACTTGCGCAACGGCGTGATGCAGCTCGCGGGCCAGAACTTTAATGCCAATGTGCCCATTACGTCGGACGACGAACTGGGCGATCTGGCCAAGGCATTCAATGCCATGGCCGCGCGGCTGCGCGAGGCGCGTGATGAGCAGGCGCTGCGATTCCAGAAGGACAAGCTTTCCGCCATGGGCGAACTGTCGGCGGCACTGGCGCACGAGATCCGCAATCCTATCGGCATCATCAACACCTCGGCGGCGCTGCTCGACAAGCCGGATTATGCCCCGGAGAAGAAGGCCGAGCTGACACGCATGATCCGCGAGGAAAGTCTGCGCGTCGCCAACCTGGTGCAGGATTTTTTGCAGCTGTCGCGCCACCGTCAGCCGAATTTCGCCATCATCGATCCCTCCCAGCCACTGGAGCGTGCCCTTGAGTTGGCACTGGCCGGCGCCACGGCGGTCACCGTGCACAAGGCCTTCCAGCACCATGATGCAAAAATTCAGGCCGACGCCGGATTGTTGCAGCAGGCCTGGGGCAATATCTTTACCAACGCCCTGCAGGCGATGAGTGGAAAAGAGAGAAAATTCTGGATCAGTTCCGGCATGGAAGACGGGGTCGTGTACTTGTCGGTCGAAGACAACGGGCCGGGCGTGCCGGCCGAGATTATGCCGCGCCTGTTCGAGCCGTTCTTCACCACCAAGGAACAGGGCACCGGTCTCGGCCTTACCATTGCCTACACCCTGGCGGAAGCGAACGGCGGCCGGCTAGAGGCCTTGCCACCGGAAGGCAACGGTGCCCGGTTTGTCATGCGCTTTCCAATGCATGAGAATCTTTAA